Within Campylobacter jejuni, the genomic segment AGGTATAACCGAACGCTTAAAAAGTCGTTTTGCACATGGGATCATAGCCGATATAACTCCACCTCAACTAGATACAAAAATAGCCATCATAAGAAAAAAATGTGAATTTAACGATATCAATCTTTCTAATGATATCATAAACTATATCGCCACTTCTTTAGGGGATAATATAAGAGAAATAGAAGGTATCATCATAAGTTTAAATGCTTATGCAACCATACTAGGACAAGAAATCACACTCGAACTTGCCAAAAGTGTGATGAAAGATCATATCAAAGAAAAGAAAGAAAATATCACTATAGATGACATTTTATCTTTGGTATGTAAAGAATTTAACATCAAACCAAGCGATGTGAAATCCAATAAAAAAACTCAAAATATAGTCACAGCAAGACGCATTGTGATTTACCTAGCTAGGGCACTTACGGCTTTGACTATGCCACAACTTGCGAATTATTTTGAAATGAAAGATCATACAGCTATTTCACATAATGTTAAAAAAATCACAGAAATGATAGAAAATGATGGTTCTTTAAAAGCAAAAATCGAAGAACTTAAAAACAAAATTCTTGTTAAAAGTCAAAGTTAAGTGAAAGGATGTGAAAAATAAATTCTAGAGTGTGAAAAAAAGAAATTAAGCAAAGTATGATAAAATACAAATTTGATTATTTCGCTTTGAAGAATTTCACAATTTCAACAAGCTTATTATTACAACGAATTTAAAATTAAAATAAACCAAGGAGAAAAAATGAAGTTAAGTATCAATAAAAATACTTTAGAATCTGCAGTGATTTTATGTAATGCTTATGTAGAAAAAAAAGACTCAAGCACCATTACTTCTCATCTTTTTTTTCATGCTGATGAAGATAAACTTCTTATTAGAGCTAGTGATTATGAAATAGGTATCAACTATAAGATAAAAAAAATCCGCGTAGAATCAAGTGGCTTTGCTACTGCAAATGCAAAAAGTATTGCAGATGTTATTAAAAGCTTAAATAATGAAGAAGTTGTTTTAGAAACCATTGATAATTTCTTATTTATAAGACAAAAGAGTACAAAATACAAACTTCCTATGTTTAATCATGAAGATTTTCCAAATTTTCCAAATACAGAAGGAAAAAACCAATTTGACATTGATTCAAGTGATTTAAGCCGTTCTCTTAAAAAGATATTACCAAGTATTGATACAAACAACCCAAAATACTCCTTAAATGGTGCATTTTTAGATATAAAAACAGATAAAATTAACTTCGTAGGAACTGATACAAAACGCCTTGCAATCTATACTTTAGAAAAAGCAAATAATCAAGAATTTAGTTTTAGTATCCCTAAAAAAGCTATTATGGAAATGCAAAAACTTTTCTATGAAAAAATAGAAATTTTTTATGATCAAAATATGCTTATCGCTAAAAATGAAAATTTTGAATTCTTTACAAAACTTATTAACGATAAATTTCCAGATTATGAAAAAGTTATACCAAAAACTTTCAAACAAGAACTCAGCTTTTCAACTGAAGATTTTATAGATAGTCTTAAAAAAATCAGCGTTGTAACTGAAAAAATGAAACTTCATTTTAACAAAGATAAAATCATCTTTGAAGGTATAAGTTTAGACAATATGGAAGCAAAAACAGAACTTGAAATTCAAACAGGAGTAAGTGAAGAATTTAATCTTACTATAAAAATCAAATATTTACTTGATTTCTTAACTTCTATAGAAGAAGAAAAATTCACTTTAAGTGTAAATGAACCTAATTCAGCATTTATAGTCAAATCCCAAGGACTATCAATGATTATCATGCCTATGATTTTGTAATAAAACAAGTAAAAGATAAAGGAAAAATATGCAAGAAAATTACGGTGCGAGTAATATTAAAGTCCTAAAAGGCTTAGAAGCTGTTAGAAAACGCCCAGGTATGTATATAGGAGATACAAACATAGGCGGACTTCATCATATGATTTATGAAGTTGTGGATAATTCTATCGATGAAGCTATGGCAGGACATTGTGATACTATAGATGTAGAAATCACTACTGAAGGAAGCTGTATAGTTAGTGATAATGGTCGTGGTATTCCTGTTGATATGCACCCAACTGAAAATATGCCAACTTTAACTGTTGTTTTAACTGTCCTACATGCAGGGGGAAAATTCGATAAAGATACTTATAAAGTTTCAGGTGGTTTGCACGGTGTTGGGGTTTCGGTTGTAAATGCACTTTCCAAAAAACTTGTAGCTACAGTTGAAAGAAATGGAGAAATTTATCGTCAAGAATTTTCAGAAGGTAAAGTTATCAGTGAATTTGGTGTGATAGGAAAAAGTAAAAAAACAGGAACAACTATAGAATTTTGGCCTGATGATCAAATTTTTGAAGTGACTGAATTTGATTATGAAATTTTGGCTAAAAGATTTCGTGAACTTGCATACTTAAATCCAAAAATCACTATAAATTTTAAAGATAACCGCGTAGGCAAACATGAAAGTTTTCACTTTGAAGGTGGAATTTCTCAGTTTGTTACAGACTTAAATAAAAAAGAAGCTTTAACTAAAGCAATTTTCTTTAGCGTAGATGAAGAAGATGTGAATGTTGAAGTAGCTTTGCTTTACAATGATACTTATAGTGAAAATTTACTCTCTTTTGTAAATAATATCAAAACTCCAGATGGTGGAACACACGAAGCTGGTTTTAGAATGGGTTTAACTCGTGTGATAAGTAACTATATAGAAGCAAATGCAAGTGCTAGAGAAAAGGATAATAAAATCACAGGCGAAGATGTGCGTGAAGGCTTGATCGCTGTTGTGAGTGTAAAGGTGCCTGAACCACAATTTGAAGGACAAACCAAAGGAAAACTTGGTTCAACTTATGT encodes:
- the dnaN gene encoding DNA polymerase III subunit beta, translated to MKLSINKNTLESAVILCNAYVEKKDSSTITSHLFFHADEDKLLIRASDYEIGINYKIKKIRVESSGFATANAKSIADVIKSLNNEEVVLETIDNFLFIRQKSTKYKLPMFNHEDFPNFPNTEGKNQFDIDSSDLSRSLKKILPSIDTNNPKYSLNGAFLDIKTDKINFVGTDTKRLAIYTLEKANNQEFSFSIPKKAIMEMQKLFYEKIEIFYDQNMLIAKNENFEFFTKLINDKFPDYEKVIPKTFKQELSFSTEDFIDSLKKISVVTEKMKLHFNKDKIIFEGISLDNMEAKTELEIQTGVSEEFNLTIKIKYLLDFLTSIEEEKFTLSVNEPNSAFIVKSQGLSMIIMPMIL